The following are encoded together in the Bombus affinis isolate iyBomAffi1 chromosome 6, iyBomAffi1.2, whole genome shotgun sequence genome:
- the LOC126917753 gene encoding alpha-tocopherol transfer protein-like isoform X2 — MLTNWDNIPSLKLGDFTLEFEISPPGPELQEVAKKELRETPEIQNESIAQLRELLKAETDLKCPLDNDAWLIRFLRPCKYYPESALKLVKNYYSFKIKHADMYDNLKPSREKNIFEHNILTVLPNRDQCGRRILIIELGKKWKHNKCSLDEVFKGCVLYVEAAMLEPNTQIAGAVVVFDMDGLTLQQAWQFTPAIAKRIVDWLQDAVPLRIKNIHIINQPYVFNMVFALFKPFLREKLKSRLIFHGTDRKSFHQYVSPKCLPACYGGTLQLPRVTGSQWLELLLMCDKEFDAINSYGYKK, encoded by the exons ATGTTGACCAATTGGGATAATATTCCGTCTTTGAAACTCGGCGATTTCACGCTCGAGTTCGAAATATCACCACCTGGTCCGGAGTTGCAGGAAGTAGCGAAAAAGGAACTTCGTGAGACGCCAGAAATTCAAAATGAATCGATCGCTCAACTTAGGGAATTACTGAAAG CCGAAACCGACTTGAAGTGCCCGCTGGACAACGATGCCTGGCTGATTCGGTTTCTCAGGCCGTGCAAATACTATCCAGAATCAGCATTGAAACTGGTGAAGAATTACTACAGTTTTAAAATAAAGCACGCAGACATGTACGATAATCTGAAACCCAGCCGAGAGAAGAACATATTCGAGCACAATATTTTGACCGTGCTACCGAACCGAGATCAATGCGGACGAAGGATATTAATCATCGAGCTTGGGAAAAAATGGAAGCACAACAAGTGCTCTTTGGACGAGGTGTTCAAAGGTTGCGTTCTGTATGTGGAGGCTGCTATGTTGGAGCCAAATACGCAAATCGCTGGTGCCGTAGTCGTTTTCGATATGGATGGACTTACTCTTCAGCAGGCTTGGCAATTCACTCCAGCGATCGCGAAAAGGATAGTCGATTGGCTGCAGGATGCGGTACCTCTCCGAATCaagaatatacatattattaaccAACCGTACGTGTTCAACATGGTGTTCGCGTTGTTCAAGCCGTTCTTAAGGGAGAAGCTGAAGAGTAGG CTGATTTTCCACGGTACAGATCGCAAATCATTCCACCAATACGTCTCGCCAAAATGTTTGCCCGCCTGTTACGGTGGAACGCTGCAACTTCCACGTGTAACGGGATCACAGTGGTTGGAATTGTTGCTAATGTGCGATAAAGAATTTGACG CGATCAACTCGTAtggttataaaaaataa
- the LOC126917753 gene encoding alpha-tocopherol transfer protein-like isoform X1: protein MMESRLNDNMLTNWDNIPSLKLGDFTLEFEISPPGPELQEVAKKELRETPEIQNESIAQLRELLKAETDLKCPLDNDAWLIRFLRPCKYYPESALKLVKNYYSFKIKHADMYDNLKPSREKNIFEHNILTVLPNRDQCGRRILIIELGKKWKHNKCSLDEVFKGCVLYVEAAMLEPNTQIAGAVVVFDMDGLTLQQAWQFTPAIAKRIVDWLQDAVPLRIKNIHIINQPYVFNMVFALFKPFLREKLKSRLIFHGTDRKSFHQYVSPKCLPACYGGTLQLPRVTGSQWLELLLMCDKEFDAINSYGYKK from the exons ATAACATGTTGACCAATTGGGATAATATTCCGTCTTTGAAACTCGGCGATTTCACGCTCGAGTTCGAAATATCACCACCTGGTCCGGAGTTGCAGGAAGTAGCGAAAAAGGAACTTCGTGAGACGCCAGAAATTCAAAATGAATCGATCGCTCAACTTAGGGAATTACTGAAAG CCGAAACCGACTTGAAGTGCCCGCTGGACAACGATGCCTGGCTGATTCGGTTTCTCAGGCCGTGCAAATACTATCCAGAATCAGCATTGAAACTGGTGAAGAATTACTACAGTTTTAAAATAAAGCACGCAGACATGTACGATAATCTGAAACCCAGCCGAGAGAAGAACATATTCGAGCACAATATTTTGACCGTGCTACCGAACCGAGATCAATGCGGACGAAGGATATTAATCATCGAGCTTGGGAAAAAATGGAAGCACAACAAGTGCTCTTTGGACGAGGTGTTCAAAGGTTGCGTTCTGTATGTGGAGGCTGCTATGTTGGAGCCAAATACGCAAATCGCTGGTGCCGTAGTCGTTTTCGATATGGATGGACTTACTCTTCAGCAGGCTTGGCAATTCACTCCAGCGATCGCGAAAAGGATAGTCGATTGGCTGCAGGATGCGGTACCTCTCCGAATCaagaatatacatattattaaccAACCGTACGTGTTCAACATGGTGTTCGCGTTGTTCAAGCCGTTCTTAAGGGAGAAGCTGAAGAGTAGG CTGATTTTCCACGGTACAGATCGCAAATCATTCCACCAATACGTCTCGCCAAAATGTTTGCCCGCCTGTTACGGTGGAACGCTGCAACTTCCACGTGTAACGGGATCACAGTGGTTGGAATTGTTGCTAATGTGCGATAAAGAATTTGACG CGATCAACTCGTAtggttataaaaaataa